Below is a window of Shewanella khirikhana DNA.
ATGGAAATCAGATCACGGTTTTGCTGATACAGCGAATAGGTTTGCTTCACCTTGCGCATGGCTTCAAGATGCGCCGGGCTAATCACCATGGGCGCCACACGGCTGATGGAGGCTTCAATATCGATAGCTGGATAATGCCCGGAATCGGCAAGCGTACGCGACAGCACTATGTGACCATCGAGGATAGCCCTGGCCGCATCGGCTATCGGGTCCTGCAAATCATCGCCTTCGGTCAGCACTGTGTAAAAGGCGGTGATAGAGCCCTGACCCGGACCGCCGTTACCGGCGCGCTCAACCAGCCGTGGCAGCTTGGCAAACACCGACGGTGGATAACCCTTGGTGGCAGGCGGCTCACCCACGGCAAGGGCGATTTCCCGCTGGGCCTGCGCATAACGGGTCAGACTATCCATCAGCAGCAATACGTTAAAGCCAAGATCGCGAAAATATTCGGCAATGCGGGTGGAGGTTTCACAGGCACGCAGGCGCATCAGCGGCGAGGTGTCGGCGGGCGCGGCCACCACCACCGAGCGGGCACGGCCTTCAGGGCCCAAAATTTCTTCAATAAATTCTTTTACTTCGCGGCCACGTTCACCAACCAGGCCCACCACAATCACATCCGCAGTGGTGCCGCGGGTCATCATGCCAAGCAGCACGGACTTACCGACGCCGGAGCCTGCGAACAATCCCATCCGCTGGCCTTTGCCGACGGTCAGCATGGCATTGATGGCGCGAATGCCCACATCGAGGGGTTCGTGGATTGGCCGCCTGGCAAGGGGGTTGATGGCTGGGCCATGGCGCGGGGCGACATCTGTGGTGCCAAGGGGGCCAAGACCGTCCAAAGGTTCACCGCCGCCATCGAGCACACGGCCAAGCAGCGACATGCCCACGGCAATACCGCCCTGCTCACCGAGCGGCCGCACCCGGGCACCGGGCAGCACCCCTTTCAGCTCTTCAATGGGCATCAGGTAAAGAAGATGTTCATCGAAGCCGATGACTTCGGCAATCAGCTCGCCGCCCATGGTATCGATGGCACACAGGCTGCCGACCGGAGCGCGGCAACCGCTGGCTTCCAGAGTCAGCCCGACCACCCGCACCAGCTGGCCTTCGGCAACCGGATGCGACATGGGAAGCGCTTGTTTAAGCTGCTTTAAGTTATTCAGCAGGTGGTGTTTGCGGGCTATCATCTTCGCCCTCCCCGGCGCTGGCTTGTTCGGCGCCGCTGCTGTGTTCAATCTGCTCCTGCGGCTCGCTGGTCGCCTGAGCCGTTGGCGCCTCATCGCGGGCGAGTTTTTCCTGCTGGATCCGGGCATCACGTCCAAGGGCTTCGAGCCGTTCGGCCGGCGTCGCCAACGCAGCAGCAATTCGCTCTTCGAGGCGCATATCGACCCGAGAACGATGGCTGTCAATCACCAGTTCGCCGCGCTCAAGCAGCGGATCCGATTCGAGCTCCCAGCGCTTGCGCTCAAGCTCGCTGTGCTCATAAAGCCCATTAACCAGGGTTAAATCGTCGGGATTCAGGCGAATTTTGACTTGCTGATCTTTCACCGGCAGACAGTCGATGCCCTGACGCAGGGCAGCAAGAATATGTTCGGGATGGGTTTTCAGCTCATGCAGCAAAATCTGCCTGGCGAGTGTCATCGACAGCTCCAACAGCTCCTGCTCAATTTCGTTATCAAGCAGGGAAAGCGGCGCCGAAAACTGCCCAAGCAGCGACTCAAACCGGGCCAGCATGGCTTTGCCCTCAGCAAGGCCTTCAGACAACCCCTGCTCCTGGCCCTGACGCAAGCCTTCTTCGTGGCCCTCTTTGAGCCCCTGCAGGCGTCCGGCTTCCAGCCCTTCGGCGTAACCGTCAGCTTTACCCGCTTCAAAACCTTCAAGTTCAGCTTCCTGACGTATGGCCTCAATTTCAGCGAGGGTCGGCGGACGAAACTCTTCCTCCTCGGGCGCCACATAGACTTCACCGGGGCGACGCCCAAGCATATTTTCTGGCGCCTTGGGCATATCACCGGACATCTCCGGTAAGCGCCAGTGGCTGAATTCGTCCTTTTCTTCCCCTCTGAGGACTGTCTTGGGGCGCTTGGTGTCAGTCATTAAACAAACTCTTCACCGCCGCCACCGCCGAGCATGATTTCACCGGCGTCAGACAGGCGTCTGGCAATGGACAGAATTTCTTTCTGGGCCAGCTCAACTTCGCTGATGCGGATAGGGCCCATGGCCTCAAGATCGTCACGCAGCAGTTCGGCAGCCCGTTTGGACATATTGCCGAGGATTTTGTCTTTGAGCTGATCGTCGGCGCCTTTAAGTGCCTTCATCAGTACGTCCTGCTGCACTTCACGCAGCAAGGCCTGAATACCACGGTCGTCCACATCGATAAGGTTTTCGAATACAAACATCAGATCCTGGATTTGCTGCGCCATTTCCTCGTCGGTTTCGCGCATGGTTTCCATCAGCTGACTTTCGATGGCGGTATCCAGATAGTTCATGATGTTGGCCGCCGCCTTGAGACCGCCCATCTTCGCCGCCTGGGCACCGCCCTGACCGGCAAACTGTTTCTCCATGATGTCGTTCAGCTCCTGCAATGCCGCCGGTTGTACCTCTTCGAGGTTGGCGATGCGCATCAGCAGGTCGAGACGGGTGTTTTCAGGGAACTGGGAGAAAATCTCCGCCGCCTGATCCGGCTCGAGATAAGAAAGCACAATGGTTTGAATTTGTGGGTGTTCGTTCTGAATAATAGAAGCCACCTGACGGGCATCCATCCACTTGAGCGAGTCAAGACCCTTGGCACCGCTGCCCATGATGATCTGCTCAATCAGGTTGCCGGCCTTGTCTTCACCCAGCGCCGCGGTCAGCGCCTTTCTCACGAACTCTTCGCTGTTAAAGCCAATGGAGGAAAACTTCTGAATATCATCCAAAAACTGCTTATGAACGGCGATAACCTTTTCCTGCCCAAAGTCTTCCAGCGCCGCCATGGCCATACCCACCTTTTGCACCTGCTTGGGCTCAAGGTGTTTCAGAATTGACGCGGCGTCAGCTTCACTGAGACTCAGCAGCAAAATCGCGGTTTTCTCAATGCCGGACAGATCGCTTGCTTTGATCCCGGATTCAGATTTTTCTTTATTTTCAGCCATTTTCCTGTTGCAACCAATTCTTCACGACTTGAGTGGAAAGCTCAGGTTCGTTGGCAACCAGAGCGCGGATAGCCTTAATCATATCATCATCTTTATGCAGGTTCGGGATAAGGATTGAGCCGTCATCCGCATAACTGTACTCGGCTTCGGTGGTGTTGAGCATGCCCAGAGTATCGGCGGCGAACTGATCTTCAATTTCAGCCAGCTCATGCCCCAGACGGCCATCTTCCGGCATGTCCACCTTGTCGGCGAGCAGCAGTTTCTTCAGCAGCGGCCGCACCACAAACAGAATGAGCACCAGAATCGCCAGCGAACCGGATGCAAGCTTCATCGCCTTCCAGAACCAGGGCTGTTCCCACATGGGCAGCTCGGGCATTTCTTCAACAAGCTGATCCATAAAGGGCACAGTAACCACTTCTATGCTGTCGCCGCGCTGAGTGGTAAAGCCCACAGCGCCTTCCAGCAGACGACGGATATTGGCAAGCTCGGCCTCAGTGCGGGGCACGCGGCTCACCTGACCTTCGCCATTGGCATCGCCGGCCTTGAAATCTACGGCTACCGACACACTCACCCGGCGCACTGTGCCAATCTGTTGACGGGTGTGGCTGATGGTGGTGTCGAGCTCATAGTTACGGGTGGCTTCGCGGTGAGAGTTACCGTTGGCCTGCTGTTGATCCTGCGCTTCTTTCAGGGTTTGGGGTATGTTGGACTCCATCGGCGGCTGATTGGACAGCGCACCCGGGATCCCCATGCTGCCTTCGCCTGTGCTCTGGGTTTCCAGGGTCATTTC
It encodes the following:
- the fliI gene encoding flagellar protein export ATPase FliI, which produces MIARKHHLLNNLKQLKQALPMSHPVAEGQLVRVVGLTLEASGCRAPVGSLCAIDTMGGELIAEVIGFDEHLLYLMPIEELKGVLPGARVRPLGEQGGIAVGMSLLGRVLDGGGEPLDGLGPLGTTDVAPRHGPAINPLARRPIHEPLDVGIRAINAMLTVGKGQRMGLFAGSGVGKSVLLGMMTRGTTADVIVVGLVGERGREVKEFIEEILGPEGRARSVVVAAPADTSPLMRLRACETSTRIAEYFRDLGFNVLLLMDSLTRYAQAQREIALAVGEPPATKGYPPSVFAKLPRLVERAGNGGPGQGSITAFYTVLTEGDDLQDPIADAARAILDGHIVLSRTLADSGHYPAIDIEASISRVAPMVISPAHLEAMRKVKQTYSLYQQNRDLISIGAYAQGSDPRIDNAIRLQPAMNAFLRQGMRDAISMGDSETMLGQLAAQCRG
- the fliH gene encoding flagellar assembly protein FliH — its product is MTDTKRPKTVLRGEEKDEFSHWRLPEMSGDMPKAPENMLGRRPGEVYVAPEEEEFRPPTLAEIEAIRQEAELEGFEAGKADGYAEGLEAGRLQGLKEGHEEGLRQGQEQGLSEGLAEGKAMLARFESLLGQFSAPLSLLDNEIEQELLELSMTLARQILLHELKTHPEHILAALRQGIDCLPVKDQQVKIRLNPDDLTLVNGLYEHSELERKRWELESDPLLERGELVIDSHRSRVDMRLEERIAAALATPAERLEALGRDARIQQEKLARDEAPTAQATSEPQEQIEHSSGAEQASAGEGEDDSPQTPPAE
- the fliG gene encoding flagellar motor switch protein FliG, whose product is MAENKEKSESGIKASDLSGIEKTAILLLSLSEADAASILKHLEPKQVQKVGMAMAALEDFGQEKVIAVHKQFLDDIQKFSSIGFNSEEFVRKALTAALGEDKAGNLIEQIIMGSGAKGLDSLKWMDARQVASIIQNEHPQIQTIVLSYLEPDQAAEIFSQFPENTRLDLLMRIANLEEVQPAALQELNDIMEKQFAGQGGAQAAKMGGLKAAANIMNYLDTAIESQLMETMRETDEEMAQQIQDLMFVFENLIDVDDRGIQALLREVQQDVLMKALKGADDQLKDKILGNMSKRAAELLRDDLEAMGPIRISEVELAQKEILSIARRLSDAGEIMLGGGGGEEFV